From the genome of Medicago truncatula cultivar Jemalong A17 chromosome 2, MtrunA17r5.0-ANR, whole genome shotgun sequence:
CTTAACTGGTACCCCGAGACACCGGTTAGCAGCaccctatatttttaattttaaaaatattataactacatatattaaatttgaagaatttatgtAAACACTCTAAAACTCTTTtctaatacaatttttgagttcttCAAATGAGgatgattttgtattatgaagaaaaattaacccccaattttttttcctctcaatatcatctatttcttccacatgctctttttttttcttccaaaccTCTCGTATCTTTtctcctccaaactcgcaaataaaacatcaattTAAGTGAACTAATTTAgtttgttgaaaaataaaaataaagtgtagTTTTCTCATTGGTTGCTTCCTTATGATATGCAAATTAAAATGGTTTTATTGTCAtgtccttttctttttcctttccatCTAAACATCATCCATCAACAGATTGCACACAATGAGAAAAGATAACAACACACCGACGCAATTGGCACTTGGCACACACCATATTTTCTTCCGTTAAtcatcttctttttttcctttcttttcatttttttctttcagtcttttctctatttttcttcatccattaaacaaagtgtaaaaattagagactaaattgaattcataaaactTAATTTATATGACAATGTCGATATTATTAAACTAAACACTTTCATCTAGAGATTCAGCTAGATCCTCAAAATTTACTTTCGGAAGTACACTAGTATTTTGTCCATTTCGTTCTACAACatagtaataaaataatgatcagttttcaaaatttcaaaattttgtttcttttcagaATAGTGACAAAGTTGCATTCACAAAGAgttatgatacatagacacccacacaaaaatctgacatgtgGTCATGTGGACCCCGCACAAgcacattttctttttcctctccTCTTCTTTCTTCCTAGAATATAGGGTGTACAAAGGTGTATGAAAATATagggtgtctatgtaacattttccattcACAAAAGAGAGCTTCTCCAGTCCCCACTCTCCCCACAAATCAACCATTGATTGTTTGATACTGATTTAGCAACTTATGATCTCTCATTGACTATATTTTTGTAACCGTGCATATTTTCAGAATGTTGCTTTCTATGGGTTGTCTGATTTTTTGTAATATACGAACAAGTTGCATGacatgtcattcttgaaattAGACATCATATTGGGTTTTCAGTGCTATATGAATATGACAAATTTTCCAAGATCTTAAATTCATAACTACTtttccagaagaaaaaaaagcatATCAACCTTATTAAAGTTAagtttatatatacacacacactaaTGTATATATATACTACGATAATATTTAGTGATATTCTATGTTTCTAACATGATATGTATAAATTTCTTTTACATGTGTGAATTTCACAtgatacataaataaaaatgttagatGTAGTTAGAGATTTGTTATTATTGCTTAAGGTGGTTACCGGTTAATTATAATTAGTTATTAGATGGTTATATTAGTTACCTTAGAATGATTATACAAATTGCATTCTATACATTGTAATCAAACAATTTCATTCTATCAACTTCAAAGTTTTTATTTCTCTCAATTTATTATTCTCTTTGTTGAGCTCTACCATGCTTCTTAATATGATGATATTAGAGTCATGACATTTATCTTGAACGCTCTAACGTGACTCTTATATATAAGTTTTTATGAGCTTTTAAAACTTAAGAGCAAAAGCATCTATCTACAAAAAGTAGGTTGAGATTTGTTAAGAGTCCAACATCGGATAGAAGATGACATgataatgtgtttataagtgggggcaatcctcacatCACAAACCGGTTTTCTGAGAATTGATAAAGggcaataaagaaaaataataggttgtaataatcaaaatattaaatttaatgtagaattgattctaagaAAGTCAAAAATTAGGAATTGTAGCTTTAAGGAAAATTGCTTTTGGATGATAGAAGCAATTATGAAAAGCCAAACCAACAACATTGAAAACTCAATTTCCAGTTTTGAGGTTTGTAGAAGTGCTTCTTATTCCTGAAAAGGCAAAACAAATGGACACTTAGAGCATACACATCGGTTGACTATTACAATGGTTTCACTTTTCCCAAAGCCATTGTGTCAGTGTGGTAAAGATATTTGGCTTTTTGACAATGGTATATTGAGGCAACCGTAGTGCTGCATTACTACTCTGGCTTTGTTCTTTGCTGAGTTTataaactaatataaaattaattattaccTCAAAAGGTgctatatattaatataaaatataattgtgATGTATATTATAAGATTTTGTGGgatccattttaaaattttggagaGTATTATGGATATTTAGAAAATGTAGTTAAGTGGTTTAAATAATAAGAAAGTGTGAGATAATATAATGTATTCAATGGGATCCATTTATACCATCCATATGGGTGGTATGGATGTGGATGCTCTTAGAGCACCATTATCAGTTGAATTTTGGAGTGTCCTAACTCTTCCCTATGCAACTTTGTCAGAATATTAAGGATATTTGACAATTTAGAATGACAACCGTTCCTCTGCATTGCTACCGTGGTATTATAgattgttgaatttataaactattataaaattaaattatgatttgAAAAGATGTTATGcattaatataaaatacaattGTGAGGTATATTGTGGGTTTTGTAGGATCTACTTTAAAGTTTTAGATGAATggtataaatatttagaatatGTAGATGAatgatttaaataattgaaaaatataaaataatataatgtattATGTGAGACCTATTTATACCATCCATATAAATGGTGTGGATGTTGATGCTTTTAGTGATTGCGATCTCACAAAAGTTACACCtgcagaagaaagaaaaaaaagtcaacAACAGTATTATAAGATGGGTACTAAAGTACAAGGCACaaacaattataaatttatgaccCACCAATGGTGGCACCATATAGTTAATTTAATAAACCGTGTGCCCCAATAAACAAGAAAGCCACAAGTCACATAGTCAAGTCTATAacaagtacaaaaaaaaaaaaaaaacaagtaaacttagtaaaataaaaaataaaaagtctttaacaaagtacataaaaaaaatctttggactgatttttatttatttttgaattgtctttcttttgattttgtctAGTTGCAAGAAAACTTGGCCACCACTCCAgctttaatgaattttaatattagttggtacatccttttgttttttgagaGGTGGTTAATATATCCTTCTCACAAGAAAAAGGTTAACACAacatgttaaaattaaaatatatatattttttaaagatatcaaaatagtttattGGTCAACAATTTAACTTCCGTTCTCCATTTTCATTGCCCACAATGCAAAATCTAATCGATGAGCTCAAATGGTTGACCaaagaaatatcaaattaaaaaatagtaaatcaTTAATTTGGTCTATCTTTTGTAAGTCACTTTCATATTTAATCGttgatttattaatattttaaaatctttgttaaaaatttattaattaaatttatatttcagTTTTTATCACTAGACGAgatatttaattgaaatttttttaactaatataagaaccattttaatatattgtcaaaagtttctcaattagatCGTTGTCTCGATATTTTTATCATACGACGAAGAActtaattcataatttttttacaatgacatagactatttttaaatattaataaagtcaGAGATTAATTTTGAGAGTGactacttgttaaaaaaaaataaaatttgagagtGACTATATGGTTTAGACCAAAAATAATTCTACCTGATTccttatttgtttgtgtttgtgactAAATCCATTCATTCatctttattgttattgtcGCAAATAAAACACTAACACACACTGTTTCTTTCTCTGCACAAAACATGACCAAACACAAAAacctttatcttcttcttctctcaacaacaattttcttccttctcttcAACTCAATCTCAGCCATTGATTTCATTTTCAACGGCTTCAACTCTTCAAACGTGCTTCTCTTTGGCAATGCCACCATTGATTCTCAAATTCTAACACTCACACATCAACAATCTTTCTCTGTTGGTCGTGCTCTTTACCCTAAAAAAATTCCCACAAAAAACTCTTCTTATGTATACCCTTTTTCTACTTCTTTCATCTTTTCCATGGCACCTTTTGAAGATACTCTGCCTGGTCATGGTTTAGTTTTCATCTTCACACCTGTTAAAGGCATAGAAGGTACAAGTTCAGCTCAACATCTTGGTCTTTTTAATCTCTCAAACAATGGAAATTCCAACAACCATGTTTTTGGTGTTGAGTTTGATGTTTTTATGAATCAAGAGTTTAATGATATCAATGCTAACCATGTTGGAATTGACATAAACTCTCTTAATTCTGTTGTTTCCCATGATGTTGGGTTTTGGGTTGATGATGAGAAAAGTGAAAAAGATCAAATTTTTGAGAAATTGGTGTTGAATAATGGTGAAAATTATCAAGTTTGGATTGATTATAAAGATTCTTTGATTAATGTTACTATAGCAAAATTAGGTATGAAAAGACCTATTAGGCCTTTATTGAATGTTTCTCTCAATTTATCTGATGTTTTTGAAGATGAAATGTTTGTTGGATTTACTAGCTCAACTGGACAATTAGTTGAAAGTCACAAGATTTTAGCTTGGAGTTTTAGCAATGCAAATTTTTCATTGAGTGATGAACTTGTTACTAGTGGATTAccttcttttgttcttccaaatGATTCAATTTTTAAGTCCAAAGGGTTTGTTGCAGGATTTAGTGTAGGAgttttctttattatttgtGTTTTGGTTTTGTTGGTACTGTTTTTGAttcaaaagaagagaaaaatagaCAAGAAGAGAAGTGAAATGGAAGATTGGGAGTTAGAGTATTGGCCACACAGAATGACATATGAAGAAATTGAAGCTTCCACAAAAGGTTTCTCTGAGAAAAATGTGATTGGTGTTGGAGGGAATGGGAAAGTCTATAAGGGTGTTTTAAGAGGAGGAGTAGTGATTGCTGTGAAACACATTTCTCATGAGAATAATGGTATGAGAGAATTTCTTGCAGAAGTTTCAACTCTTGGGAGGTTAAAGCAAAGGAATTTAGTAGGGTTAAGAGGTTGGTGCAAGAAAAATGCTGGCAATTTCTTATTAGTCTATGAATATATGGAAAATGGAAGTTTAGACAAAAGGGTGTTTGATTGTGATGAGAGCAAGATGTTAAACTTTGAAGATAGAATAAGGATTATTAAAGATGTGGCTCATGCTGTTTTGTATTTGCATGAAGGGTGGGAAGTGAAAGTGGTGCATAGGGACATTAAGGCAAGCAATGTTTTACTTGATAAGGATATGAATGGCAAGTTAGGTGATTTTGGTTTAGCTAGAATGCAAGATCATGGTCAAGTTGCTAGCACAACAAAATTGGTTGGCACGGTCGGTTACATGGCTCCTGAAGTGATCAAAACTGGAAGAGCTTCGACTCATACCGATGTTTACATGTTCGGTATCTTGATTTTAGAGGTTATGTGTGGAAGGAGACCATTAGAAGAAGGTAAACCATCTTTGGTGGAGTTTGTTTGGAAACTTATGGTACAAGGGGAACTTGTGAATGCACTTGATCAAAGGCTAAGGGATAAAGGTGAATTTAGTGAGCAAGAATTGGAGAGACTGCTACATTTGGGCTTGTTGTGTGCATATCCTGAACCAAAATCTAGGCCAACAATGAGACAAGTGGTGAATATTTTAGAGGGGAAGAATGAAGGAGTTGAAGAGTCAGAGATTGAGAATATGGATAGTTATCTGCTCCAACAATTGAAATCAAGGGATATTTTGGCTGAGTATTCACAGTATTTTAGCTATGCATCACATCCAACTTTTCAAGATATTGGTCACTTTTCCTCAACATCTTTCACTTGGTCTGGATCTTTAGTTCAGGGTAGGTGAATCTGTGTCATGAATGGAATTTTTAAAAGCTACTTGGAGTGTATGGCATTTCAGATTAAAGGCGTGTTTGGTGCCTGACACATATGTCGGTGCCGTATCTAGTGTCTGTCAATACTTCACAGCTTGAAGCTTCCTTTAAGGCAAAAGTGCTTGTATTATCTGTTACATAAAAACAGCAAAGGAGCTTTTGTGATTTCTTTTGCAAATTCATTTATCACTTTATTCAATTGGTTTTGGAGATGAGACATTTCTTTTCACACTATGAAGTTCAGTTTTGTAGTTTTGATTCTTTTACTGTACAGTGTATTGTGTATACCATAGGATCAAGATGTATGGTAATAACAAAGGATGTCAATGTAAATGGTCAAATATTGACTTTAATGTGATATACTTGGTTCACTCTTCTACTTTGACACAACTCTAGGCCATACTTACTCCACCATGAATTTATAATGCAGGTACTATTACATAAGGAATTTATTGTGATTTTTCAAAGGCCATTATGAGACTTTATAGCTTTTTGGTTAACGTAAGGAAAGAAAATTAGGAGATTGATTTTTTCTACAATCATATCAAAGTCAtgattcaattttctaaaagtAGATGAAATAATACAAGAATTATCTAAAAAAGCAATAGATTTTTTGGTCTAGACATTTCTGTCGGATAGAACTCTTGACTAATCCATGTCAAGCTGGCTAGATTCACATTTCACACGATATTTAAAGAgttttatcatatattatatCACATTGATAGTCATTAGGTGGAAAGTTGGGCACCTATAGATGAGTTAGCATCTAATAAGCAATTGACATATTGGTTTCCATATATTAATTGTAAGTTGAGAACTCAAATCATAAAATAGACTAAATTGTCAACGAGTTGATCCAGTGTTAcacaatatatttatatactttCCACTTGCTATACCAAAAATTTCCACTAATTAGTTAGTTGCCAATTTCGAGGTAAATTGCCAAATTTCTAAACCTGCAGTGGTCCTTCAAAATTCTTGTCGTATTTCATTTGAACTTGAATacatatggattttttttttctttctctcagtATGTATTTATGTAAGGTAATGAAGTATTGTATGATAATTGAGCACATATTTGTCTCTTAGTAATGTATTCAACAGAGCACCTGAATATAATAGGGGCGGCTGAATAGTAGGCTAAGAGAATCATCAAGGAGATtagttattcaaaaaataataatcaagggAGATTACATgctaactttattttaaaaaatgagtgaatgattttgtatttttaaggtAGATCTGATCTGGGGCCTTCTGCTTTTGTCTAGACATCCTTGGCTTTCTAACAAATGATTACATCAttaggaaaaaattaattaaagggaGGTAGGTGGTGTGGTCCATGTGCTTtgacaaaaaaccaaaattatgGCAAATGAAAACATCCAGCTCAAATAGCCGAAAGAAAAAGATAACCAaaggctaaaaaaaaaattctttgctCTATTTATTTGCTTTGTTTATTTATGTGATAGATATACATAAGTAGTAGATTAGTAGGACTGAAATTCACTTATTGAAAGGGATTGCACTAATCTATTACTGTGTATATTTCTCTCCTCAATGAAGTAAAGTAAATGAAGCAAAATCGAGCTCTGGAAAACAATGCACATGCCTTTTGTTTATGTGAGTATCCCATTGGATCAGATATGTATTGGTATGGTTTACAGGTCTAGTTCAACTGAAAATTGTTACGTCAGACGTTGTGATCAGAGTTCGAATTCCAACTCCTCCACTTATTTGTTTGTAGCTTTTTAATGACTATTgtacgaaataaaatttattgagACGAGTTTGATAgacaaaccaaatcaatttgATCACATTTTAGTAGAATCTTTTGATCACAATTGGCATATCACAAAATATATAGTACTAGCTAGTAGTGTCACATTTGTCTGAGCACTAGTAGCAACATCCTCACTTTGGTTTGTGACTTTGTATGATTTAAACAAAGTAGTTTTGATCTTTAATCGTGCTgacaataattttttcatatgTTGATTGAGACAATTGTAGTATGTCGTACTTATTGTGTGCTGGATTCTGGTGGGCCGGTTACTTTTACTTTGAGATCGGGAGTTGGCGTCTAGCTGCAGTCTCGTTTGGCAGGCTACGCTGTTTCTCTGGTGGACCG
Proteins encoded in this window:
- the LOC11421980 gene encoding L-type lectin-domain containing receptor kinase VII.1 encodes the protein MTKHKNLYLLLLSTTIFFLLFNSISAIDFIFNGFNSSNVLLFGNATIDSQILTLTHQQSFSVGRALYPKKIPTKNSSYVYPFSTSFIFSMAPFEDTLPGHGLVFIFTPVKGIEGTSSAQHLGLFNLSNNGNSNNHVFGVEFDVFMNQEFNDINANHVGIDINSLNSVVSHDVGFWVDDEKSEKDQIFEKLVLNNGENYQVWIDYKDSLINVTIAKLGMKRPIRPLLNVSLNLSDVFEDEMFVGFTSSTGQLVESHKILAWSFSNANFSLSDELVTSGLPSFVLPNDSIFKSKGFVAGFSVGVFFIICVLVLLVLFLIQKKRKIDKKRSEMEDWELEYWPHRMTYEEIEASTKGFSEKNVIGVGGNGKVYKGVLRGGVVIAVKHISHENNGMREFLAEVSTLGRLKQRNLVGLRGWCKKNAGNFLLVYEYMENGSLDKRVFDCDESKMLNFEDRIRIIKDVAHAVLYLHEGWEVKVVHRDIKASNVLLDKDMNGKLGDFGLARMQDHGQVASTTKLVGTVGYMAPEVIKTGRASTHTDVYMFGILILEVMCGRRPLEEGKPSLVEFVWKLMVQGELVNALDQRLRDKGEFSEQELERLLHLGLLCAYPEPKSRPTMRQVVNILEGKNEGVEESEIENMDSYLLQQLKSRDILAEYSQYFSYASHPTFQDIGHFSSTSFTWSGSLVQGR